TGGGTATGGTTCTCAGTGCTTCCCAGAGAGCGGCGTCTACCTTGAACGTGATGATCTCCTGTTTCTTTTCCGGCATGCGTCGGTCCTCTTGGTTTTGGCCGATTATAATACATCGTAATACCGCTGGCAAGAAAGGGAGGAGGGCCGGATTCCCGGCAGGGACGCCGGTTTGCGGGATACTGCCCGACAGGGTATGCTTGACGTATCGGTTCCTCCTTTGAAGATGAACAAAGGTATTGGGACTGGTCCGGCCATCTTGCGCGGTGCGGCGCGCAAGAGCGATGGCGCGGGAGAAGAAAGATGGATGCGAGCGAAGAGATCTTCTCGGACCTTCTGCGTGAGCAGAACGTTATTTGCCAAATTGAGGCGCGAACCGGCACGGAGGTGATTGAGGCGCTTGCGCGGCTGCTGCACCGGAACGAGGGCGGGTTTGACTGGGAAGCGGTCGTGGCCGCGTGCAACGAGCGCGAACGCGTTTATTCGACCGTTATTGCGCCGGGGTTGGCCTTGCCGCATGCGCGTGTCGTCAACTTGCCGAGATTGATGATCGCAATTGGCACGTCGCGGGCCGGCATTGCGTTTGAAGCCGCGGACCGCGGACTCGTGAATGTCACTGCTCTCATTCTCACGCCAAAGACATCGCCGGGACTGTATTTGCAGGTCTTGGCGGTGCTCATGGAGCATTTCAGCGAGCCACACGCGATACAGCGGGTGGCTGAGTTGCCGTCGGCGGAGGCGGTGTGTGCGTTCTTCTCCGAGAACAGAGAGCGCATGCCCTCCTATCTGACCGCGCAAGACATTCTGGAGCGGGATGTGCCGACGCTGCTGGAAAGCGATGACCTCGACACCGCAATCCGGCTGTTTTGCTCGAAGAAGCTGCTGGATATTCCCGTAGTAGATGAAGAAGGTGACCTTCGCGGCGCGTTTTCCCTCGAAGACCTGCTGAAGGTGGGATTGCCGGAGCATTTGCTTTGGATGGAGGACTTGGCGCCGATT
This genomic interval from Candidatus Hydrogenedentota bacterium contains the following:
- a CDS encoding PTS sugar transporter subunit IIA, whose protein sequence is MDASEEIFSDLLREQNVICQIEARTGTEVIEALARLLHRNEGGFDWEAVVAACNERERVYSTVIAPGLALPHARVVNLPRLMIAIGTSRAGIAFEAADRGLVNVTALILTPKTSPGLYLQVLAVLMEHFSEPHAIQRVAELPSAEAVCAFFSENRERMPSYLTAQDILERDVPTLLESDDLDTAIRLFCSKKLLDIPVVDEEGDLRGAFSLEDLLKVGLPEHLLWMEDLAPI